The Bdellovibrio sp. ZAP7 DNA segment TTACTGACATCGTAAATCGGCTCTGTCAGCGCCATACCATAGAACAAGTTCGCATCAATGCGACCTGCGGTAACAACACGACGGTTTTTAACGCTCACCGATTTATCAAAGATCGGGAGTACAGATTCTTTCGCCAGTTCTTCTACTGGCAACTCGACCAACTCAGCTGCGAAAGCTGTTTTATGCAGAAGCAAAGCTGCACCAATGATGATCAAGGCTTTCAAACCATTCTTTAGCATGAATTACCTACCTGAGGAAAAGGCCCCATATTTATAAATGTAATCACAAACTTCACGTACTGCTCCGCAACCACCGGGCCGCTTCGTCACGTAATCTGCAATCTCAATCACTTCATCAACTGCTTCAGGAACTGTGGCTCCGAAGGACACTGCTTGCAAAAGTGGGATATCGAAAATGTCGTCCCCCACATACGCCATCTCACTTGGTGAGATGCCGGATTCTTTTTGCAGCTGTAAGAAAGAAGGCTCTTTGTCGAGAGCACCTTCGTAAAAATAATGAATACCCAGAGATTTGGCACGAGCACGAACGTCCTCTGCCTTTGTTCCAGTAATGACGGCGATCTTGTAACCCGCTTCTGTCAAACGTTTGATGCCCACGCCATCACGGATGGAATAAAAACGACGCCATTCGCCGTTTTCAAACCAGATCCTTGTGTCGGTCATGACACCATCGACATCCAGCACCAACATCTTGATATTTTTAAGTTTTGATATTTCTACTGCCACGAAATCATTGTGGGAAATTATTACAAGAGGAGCAAGTGTCGCACCCCGATACAAGACCTTTGTCCCACTGGATGAAGGTCTGGAATGATCTCTTTACCGACAGAATTTTGTTAAAGGTAACAACAAACCTGCGCTAAAGTATGTTCCCTTTGCGCGAACTGGACCCATGCAAATGTGAATGTTAATGGACAGTGGCGAGCAGATTTATTGCAAAGAATATTCGATAGGAATTTCAAGTTTAGCGGATGATTGCTCAAACTCACTCGGCAGTGGTTTGTATTTACCAATGCCAGCAATCAAACTTTTAGCGGCTTCATTCAAACGATCGAAAGCCGTACCCTGCTTGATTTCTACGGCAGTGATTGTGCCATCATTTTGCACCGTAAACTCAACTAAAACTCGTCCACTTTCACGAAGGCGTTTCGAAGTGACCGGATAGACCTTACGCCCTTCGATAAGAACTCGCAGTTCATATAAATAGCGTTCTTTAATGGAAGCCAAACGATTTCCATTGGCTTCACCCAGAGGTCCTGAAGTCAGATTTCCATCTGCATGACCCAAAGTTTTCGCTCCGCCAGTTTCAACAACCTTTGGCGGTTGAACTTGGACCTGTTTTTTCTTTTGAGTGACAGCGATATCGCCCTCATCGTGCAAAACGGGCGCCGAGATTCTTGGAACTGATTTAACGGGTGAAGAAAAGGAATCAAATTCGACGACAACAGCGCCACCCTTTTTATAGGATCCAAACGGCACTAGAACTTCAGGCTTCATTGCAACAATAGAAATCCCCGCAAACACCGCTAGGTGCAGGAAAAGGGAAATTGCAAATGGGGGTAATTCTCTAATTTTTAAGTTCAAGAAAAGCCTCTTAAGATAACTATAGCAGAGGTGTATTGGAGGCCTCTTAAAAAGTCACCTCACATGGACCTAAATGAAAACCAAAGGAAAAATGGGAGTGGGGCTTCAGGCTGAAACCCCGTTTAATTAGCGTACACGCGCTTTCAACAAATCCTGAACGTGAATGATGCCGACTGGCTTCAAAGGCTGGGAGGATTCTTTATCCATCACAAACAACATGTTGATCTGAAATTGCTCCATCACAAACAAGGCTTTTTCAGCGAGTTCATTCTTATCAATCGTACGAGGGTTCGTGGTCATCAAATCTTTTGCCTGCCCCGTAAAAGGATCATTCGATTTATCCAAACGACGACGAATCTGCCCGTCCGTGATAACTCCGACTAAATCACCTTTATCATCGACGATACCAGCAGCGCCGCGCACATCTTTGTGGGTCATGATAGCAAAAACTTCTTTCAGTGGAGCGTTCAGTCCCACCGTCGGCAAAGCATCACCCGCATGCATAACATCTTTCACACGAGTCAAAAGACGGTAGCCAAGGCTGCCACCTGGATGGAATTCCGCAAAGTCAGCAGAGCTGAATCCTTTTTCCGCCATCACACACATCGCAACTGCATCACCCATCGCCAACGTCGCCGTACTGCTCGCTGTGGGAGCCAAACCCAAGGGGCAGGCTTCTTCAGAGACCGCTACATCCAAAGTGAACTTTGCCGCTTTAGACAATGAAGAGGAAGGTTTACCTGTCAAGGCGATCAAAGGAATACCTTTGCGGGCAACGAAACTCAATACACCTGAAAACTCGGGCGACTCACCACCGTACGACAACGCCATAATCACGTCGTCATTTGTGACCATGCCCAAATCGCCGTGATTACCTTCAGCAGGATGTAAAAATACAGCCGGAGTTCCTGTTGAGGAAAAAGTACTCGCCAATTTGCGGGCGATTTGACCGGATTTCCCAATGCCAGTAACAACCAGTTTGCCCTTACAGCCCACAATCAATTTTACGACCTGTTCGAAATCAGCACCTATGCGCGGTTTTAAAGCCAACACGGCTTGCGCCTCGACTTCTAAAACCTTCAATGCTTGCTCAGTCAATTTTGACATATCTGATCCTATTTATTCTTCAAACTAGCTTTAACAAAATGAACAAACAACGGATGCGGCGCCAGCGGCTTGGATTTGAATTCTGGATGGTACTGAACCGCCACAAACCAAGGATGATCCGGAAGTTCAACAACTTCAACCAGATCGCGCTCTTTACAAATACCCGAAGCGACCATGCCGTTTTTTTCAAACAAAGCTTTAAACTTATTATTAAATTCAAAACGATGACGGTGACGTTCCGTGATGTTCGTCGCTTTGTACACTTGGGAGGCCTTGGTGTTCGGTGCGATAGCACAAGGGTAGGCCCCCAAGCGCATCGTACCGCCCTTGTTAACCAAGCCACGTTGTTCAACCATGGAATCGATCACGAAGTTGCCGTTTCGTTTATTTTCCGCATGGAACTCACGGCTGGTAGCATCTTTGATACCGCACACATTGCGTGCGAATTCAATCGCTGCCAGCTGCATCCCAAAACAAATGCCGAAGAATGGTTTTTGTTTTTCACGCGCATATTTAATGGCGGTGATTTTACCTTCCACTCCGCGAGTACCAAATCCGCCTGGCACCAGGATGCCGTCGACTTTACCTAAAAGAGAATGAACAGTTTTATCTGTCACTTTTTCAGAATCGACATAGATAATTTCCACGCGGGCTTTGTTGGCAACCCCACCATGAACCAAAGATTCATGCAAAGATTTATACGCTTCTTTCAGCTCAACGTATTTACCCACGACACCGATTTTAACTGTCACATCTGGATTCGCCAAAACGTTAACCAGATTTTGCCAGCCTTTAAGATTCAAACGTTGGGGTTTTAGCCCCAAACGCTCAACAATCAATTCATCCAGTTGCTCTTTGTGCAAAGCCAATGGAACTTCGTAAATGAATTTGCTGTCTTGAGCGGCCACCACATGATTCGGTTGCACGGAACAGAACAAGGCAATCTTGCCTTTAAGATTATCATCGATATGTTTTTCACTACGACAAACCAGGAAGTCTGGCTGCAAGCCGATCATGCGCAATTCTTTCACAGAGTGCTGAGTCGGCTTTGATTTCAACTCGCCAGCGGCTGCGATATACGGAACGTAAGTCACGTGAACCAATACAGAATTTTCCATCCCGACATCAATACGCATCTGACGGATAGCTTCCAAGAAAGGTTGAGATTCGATATCCCCGACGGTTCCGCCGATTTCAACCAGGATCAATTCACTGCCTTGAGCCGCTTCATAAATACGTGCTTTGATTTCCTCCGTGATATGCGGAATCACTTGCACAGTGCCACCCAGATAATCGCCACGACGTTCGCGTGCGATCACAGTGTCGTAAATCTGCCCTGTGGAAACTGAATTGGAGCGATTCATCACGGCTGATGTGAAG contains these protein-coding regions:
- a CDS encoding SIS domain-containing protein, which translates into the protein MSKLTEQALKVLEVEAQAVLALKPRIGADFEQVVKLIVGCKGKLVVTGIGKSGQIARKLASTFSSTGTPAVFLHPAEGNHGDLGMVTNDDVIMALSYGGESPEFSGVLSFVARKGIPLIALTGKPSSSLSKAAKFTLDVAVSEEACPLGLAPTASSTATLAMGDAVAMCVMAEKGFSSADFAEFHPGGSLGYRLLTRVKDVMHAGDALPTVGLNAPLKEVFAIMTHKDVRGAAGIVDDKGDLVGVITDGQIRRRLDKSNDPFTGQAKDLMTTNPRTIDKNELAEKALFVMEQFQINMLFVMDKESSQPLKPVGIIHVQDLLKARVR
- a CDS encoding HAD family hydrolase; amino-acid sequence: MAVEISKLKNIKMLVLDVDGVMTDTRIWFENGEWRRFYSIRDGVGIKRLTEAGYKIAVITGTKAEDVRARAKSLGIHYFYEGALDKEPSFLQLQKESGISPSEMAYVGDDIFDIPLLQAVSFGATVPEAVDEVIEIADYVTKRPGGCGAVREVCDYIYKYGAFSSGR
- a CDS encoding CTP synthase, which gives rise to MKQKFIFVTGGVVSSIGKGLTAASLGALLEARGHKVTIMKFDPYLNVDPGTMSPFQHGEVFVTEDGAETDLDLGHYERFTSAVMNRSNSVSTGQIYDTVIARERRGDYLGGTVQVIPHITEEIKARIYEAAQGSELILVEIGGTVGDIESQPFLEAIRQMRIDVGMENSVLVHVTYVPYIAAAGELKSKPTQHSVKELRMIGLQPDFLVCRSEKHIDDNLKGKIALFCSVQPNHVVAAQDSKFIYEVPLALHKEQLDELIVERLGLKPQRLNLKGWQNLVNVLANPDVTVKIGVVGKYVELKEAYKSLHESLVHGGVANKARVEIIYVDSEKVTDKTVHSLLGKVDGILVPGGFGTRGVEGKITAIKYAREKQKPFFGICFGMQLAAIEFARNVCGIKDATSREFHAENKRNGNFVIDSMVEQRGLVNKGGTMRLGAYPCAIAPNTKASQVYKATNITERHRHRFEFNNKFKALFEKNGMVASGICKERDLVEVVELPDHPWFVAVQYHPEFKSKPLAPHPLFVHFVKASLKNK
- a CDS encoding energy transducer TonB: MNLKIRELPPFAISLFLHLAVFAGISIVAMKPEVLVPFGSYKKGGAVVVEFDSFSSPVKSVPRISAPVLHDEGDIAVTQKKKQVQVQPPKVVETGGAKTLGHADGNLTSGPLGEANGNRLASIKERYLYELRVLIEGRKVYPVTSKRLRESGRVLVEFTVQNDGTITAVEIKQGTAFDRLNEAAKSLIAGIGKYKPLPSEFEQSSAKLEIPIEYSLQ